Below is a window of Caballeronia insecticola DNA.
ATCGAACTGACCGAGAAATTCGTCGACGTCTTCGAGCGACAGTTCTTCCTTGATCAACTGCTGCACGCTCTCGCGAAACTTTGCGGCGAGCGCCCCGTCGATAAAAATTTCCCGCTGCGTGTTCTTGTCGACGATCTCGTATCCGCCCGCCTTCATGGCGAGATGGTTGTCCTGCGGCGGAAACTCGACGACGCAATAGTTGGGGCTGTTGTAAATCATTTGCATGGCGACACTCCTAATTCCTCGTTTGCTCCGTGGCAAAACCTGACGCGTATTTGGAGCGATTGGGTTGGAATTCAAGGGGTGGCCTCGATGTGATGCCGGTGATCGAGGCTTTCTTTTGCAGCAGAAACGGTACGAATCAAGCGGAATCGCGCAAGAATCCTCCCAGAAGCGCGCTAAAGCGCTGCGATTCCTCGACCGGTGACAGGTGCGCCGCGTTGAGTAGTTCAAATTTCGCGTCCGGCACCGTGTCCGCAATCACACGGGATTGAGCATGCGGCGTGCCAACGTCATGCTCGCCTGCCACGACCAGTGTGCGTTTCGCAACGGAGGCGAGTTTGTCTCGTGCATCGAAACGGCTGACGGCCTCCGCCGCGCGCGCAAACCCTTCGGCAGGCGTGCGCGCGATGGTTTCCCCGATCGGCTCGACCACTTCGGGGTGCGCCTGGCGGAATCCGGGCGTGAGCCAGCGTTCGAGCGTCGCATCCACGATACTCGCTGTGCCGTTTTCGCGCACGGAAGCGGCTCGTTGCGCGAAGGCCGGGCGCGCATCCTCGGCAATGGCGGCCGGCGCGCCGACCACGGTCAGCGTCTCCACTCGGTCGGCATGGTTGATCGCGAGCTTCTGCGCGACCATGCCGCCGATCGACAACCCGACCACATGCGCCGAAGGCGCGCCGAGCTTGTCGAGCAGCGTGGCCAGGTCGTCGGCGAGATCGTCGATGGTGAAGGGCTCGGGCGAGACCGCCGTTTCGCCGTGGCCGCGCAGGTCGTAGCGCAGCACGGTGAAGTCGTGACGGAAGTAGCCGGCCATCTGATCCCAGACCGAGAGATCGCCTGCCAGCTGATGAACGAAGACGAGCCACGGACCGCCGCCTTCGTTGTCGAGTACATAGCGTGTGTCGATGCGATTGATCGTCAACTGCATATCGGCTCCGAAATTGATGCGGGTTGAGATGCGGTTTCTGATTGACTGCATGAAGCGATTGACGCGCCCGTCCGCCGCTTGCTTGCCACGATGTGTTACGGCGATGTGACGGGCTGTCGTTACGGCTGCGTTACGGCTTGTCCGGTTGAGGCAGCGCGGGCGCGGCGGGCGCGGATTCCTCAGACGCATCTTGCGTGCCCGCGACGGCGTCCGGGGCGGGCGCGGCGGCCTGCGCGATCTTGCCGGCCCACAGCAGTTCGATTTGCATTCCGTTCGGTTCGGTTTGAAGAATCCGCACGGGCAGCCAGCCGACCGAGGGCGAGAGCCAGATATCGAGCTTGCGCCGGTCGCCGTCGCGGCGCGGCAGACGCGTGAAATGGCGCGCGGTCGTGAAACCGTCGCGCGTCTGCACGGTTTCGTCGCCGACGGTTTCTATCTGCCAGATTTCGTTGCTATCGTTGTCCGACACGCTGAATTGCCGCGTGACGCCCGGCTTGTACTTGTCCGGGGCGCCGCGCACGAGGCTCGACAGTTGCATCACGACGCTGAAGCGGTCCTGCGCGCCGTCCGCGAGCGGCTGGCTCTGCGGCGTCTTCGTATAGACGATCTGCTTCGCTTCCCGATTGAAGATGGCGACATCGGCGGCACGGCGGCCACGCTGCTCCGAGTACTGCTCGGGCGCGATACCGAAGCCGTCGATATGTCCCTTGCTCGAATACACGTACGGACCGACGAACGGCAGCGGAATCGACACGACCATTTCGTAATGCTGGCCGTCGTTGCTCCAGTGGATCGTGCCGGTCTGATTCATCATGCCGTTCACGAGCGTGTCGTAGCGCAGATCGCCGGTGGGCGGAACGTCGAATTTATCGCCCGATGCGACGGCGGGCTGCGACGCGGCTTGCGGCAGCGCGGACGGCGCAGCGGTTGGCGCGGCAGGAGCGGACGCCGGAGCGGCAGGCGCTGCGGCGGGCGCAGACGCGACAGCGGCCGCGTCCGGCTGCGGTGTCGTCGCGCTCAGGACGGGAGCCGGAGCCGGGGCGGGGGCCGCGGGCTTCGGCGGCACCGGTGCGGGTTTCGGAGGCGCGGGCGCAGGCGCTGGCGGCACCGGCGCAGGCGGCGCAATAGGCTTCGGCGTCAGCAGTTCGATCTGCACCGGCGGCGTTTCCGGCGGCGGATTCGCCGGCTGCCGATTGCGGTCGATCCATCGCATCGCGCTCAAATGCAGGCCCGCCACGATCAGCACGGCCAGCACCCAGCGTCCCCAGCGGCGCGGGGCGGCGTCGGGAACGGCAGCGGGCGGCTCCCCGGAAGTCGGGCGAGGACGGCGGAACGGGAAAAATGGCATCGGGCAGAGGGCGGGGTGCAGGTCGCGCTGAGGCGGATGGTTTTCGACACGCGCCGAGGAAGCGATGTTCCTCGTTCGACCAAGCTTTACGTTCAGCGGCTTTTAAGCTTTGTACCCCAATTCATACGACAGACCGCGCGCGCACTCGCGCAGCGCGGAATCGATTTCACCGCCCCAGCGCGTATCGAATGCGCCTTCGTGGCCGAGCGCGATCAGCCCGAGCGCGAGTTCGCCGGTCGAATCGAAAACCGGCGTGCAGAACGCATGGATGGTCGGCAGCAGCATGCCCTCGACGCGCGCCGCGCCGTGCTCGCGCACATCGGCGATGAGCGGCTCGACGTCGGCCATGGTCTTCTTGAGCGCGGCGAGTTCGCGATCGAGCATCGGCTGCGTCTTGCTGCGCGGCAGATAAGCAGCGAACAGCAAGCCCGTGGCCGATGAGAGCAGCGGCATCACGTCGCCCAGTTTGAGCGAAGCCTTCGCCGGATGACTCGACTCCATCCAGTGCACGACGGTCGGCCCCTGATTGCCCCACACCGCGATGCCGACCGTCTGATCGAGCCGGTCGCGCAATTCCGCCAGCGCAATGCGCGCGAGTCTCACGCCATCGACGCGCGCCAGCCGCGCCAGACCCATCTGCAACGCGAAGCCGCCGAGTTCGTAGCGCCCCGAAACCGGATCTTGCGACGCCAGCCCGAGCCGCAAAAAGCTCACGAGATAGCGATGCGCCTTCGCCGGGCTCATGCCCGCGCGCTGCGCGAGGTCGCGCAGCATCATCGCGCGCGGCTCGTTGGTGAGCACGTCGAGCAGCCGGAAGCCGACTTCGATCGATTGAATGCCGGAGCGCGTTTTCTCTTCGGCGGAATCGGTGGAGTCGGTGGAATCGGCGGCGTCGAGGGCGTCTTCGTCGTCGGGCAGGGCAGGTTGGAGCGATGGCATCGAGCGTTCAGGAACATCCAGGGGGATTCACCATCGTAAAATAGATTTCCCTTAACGTCATCTCACCGACATTCGCTCTATGAAACTCGCCACGCTGAAGGACGGCACCCGCGACGGCCAGCTCATCGTCGTTTCGCGCGATTTGCGCACGGCCGCCATCGCCGACGGAATCGTATCGACGCTCCAGCGCGCGCTCGACGACTGGACCTTCTACGCGCCGCAACTCATGGAGGTCTACGAAGCGCTCAACACGGGCCGCGCGCGCAACACGTTTTCGTTCGATGCGAAATCCTGCATGGCGCCGCTGCCGCGCGCGTTCCAGTGGGCGGACGGCTCGGCGTACGTGAATCACGTCGAACTCGTGCGGCGCGCGCGCAACGCGGAGATGCCGCCGGAATTCTGGACCGATCCGCTCATGTATCAGGGCGGCAGCGACGACTTCATCGGCGCGACGGACGACATCGTATGCGCGACAGAGTCCTACGGCATCGACTTCGAAGCGGAAGTCGCCGTGGTCACCTCCGACGTACCGATGGCCGCGACCCCCGACGAAGCGCTGCGCAGCGTGCGCCTGCTGATGCTCGCCAACGACGTGTCGCTGCGCAATCTCATTCCCGCCGAGCTTGCGAAGGGCTTCGGCTTCTTCCAGAGCAAGCCCGCGACGGCGTTCTCGCCCGTCGCCGTCACGCCCGACGAACTCGGCGACGCATGGCGCGAAGGCCGCGTGCATCGGCCGATGATCGTCCACTGGAACGGCAAGAAAGTCGGCCAGCCGAACTGCGGCGTGGACATGGTGTTCCACTTCGGCCAGTTGATCGCGCATGCGGCGAAGACGCGCAACCTGCGCGCGGGCGCGATCGTCGGCTCCGGCACGATCTCCAACAAGGACGCGACGCGCGGCTATTGCTGCATCGCCGAGAAGCGGTGTCTCGAGACCATCGAGCACGGCGCGCCGCAGACGCCTTTCATGCAGTTCGGCGACAGCGTGAAGATCGAAATGTTCGACGAAGACGGACGGTCGGTGTTCGGCGCAATCGATCAGGCCGTGGTCCAGCCGGAACATTGAACGGGCGCGCCGGGTCTACCGCGCTGCAACGGGTTTAGCCCGATGCGACGCGCGCAAGCCTCGTCTTACACTTTGCCGGGCTGCGTTGGCGCGGCAAAAGAACGATCAAAAAAAGGAGACTTCGATGGCGGCAGGCGGGTGGAAATTTCTGGCGGGCGCGGCGTTCACGCTCGCCGCGACGGCGGCAGCATTCGCGCAGACGGCGCAGCACGTAAAAATCGGGCTCGTGCTTTCGCTCACGGGCCCGGCGGCGTCGCTCGGCATTCCCGCGCGCGACACGGTCGCGCTCTTGCCGAAGGAAATGGGCGGCAGGCCCGTCGACTACATCGTGCTCGACGACGCATCCGACACCACGCAAGCCGTGCAGACCACGAAGAAGCTCATCAGCGAAGATCAGGTCGATGCGATCATCGGCTCGTCGATCACGCCGAACTCGCTCGCGATGATCGATGTCGTGGCGCAAGGACAAACGCCGATGATCTCGCTGGCGTCGTCGGCGAAGATCATCGAACCGGTCGACGACAAGCGCCGCTGGGTCTTCAAGACACCGCAGACCGACGCGATGATGGCCTCCGCCATCGCCGAGCATGCGAGCAATCACGGCGTGAAGACGCTCGCGTACATCGGCCAGGCGGACGCGCTCGGCGAGACCTTCTATGCGGAAGTCGCGAAGTTCGCGCAACTGCACAAGATAGAAGTGGTCGCGAACGAACGCTTCAACCGCACCGATCCGAGCGTGACCGGGCAAATCCTCAAGATCCTCGCGGCCAAGCCGGATGCCGTGGTGGTCGGCGCGGCCGGCACGCCCGCCGCGCTGCCGCCGAAAACGCTCGCGCAGCGCGGCTACAAGGGCAAGATCTATCACAATCACGGCGTCGGCAACCGCGACTTCCTGCGCGTGTGCGGCGCGGACTGCAACGGCACGTTCCTGCCCGCGAGCCCGGTGCTCGTCGCCGCGCAATTGCCGGACGATCATCCCGCCAAGCGTCTCGCACTCGACTACATCAAGCTGTATGAGGCGAAGCAGGGCGCGGGCTCGGTATCGGCGTTCGGCTCGTACGCGTGGGACGCGGGCATGCTGCTCAACCGCGCAGTGCCGATCGCGCTCAAGGCCGGCGCGCCGGGCACGCCCGCGTTTCGCCAGGCACTGCGCGACGCGCTCGAAGGCACGAAGAATTTCGCCGACACCAACGGGCAGGTCAACATGACGCCCAACGATCACATCGGCCTCGATCAGCGCGCGCGCGTGATGGTCGAAATCCGCGACGGCAAGTGGATCTATCAGCCGCGCTAACCTTCGGTGAACGGAAACATGAGCGATCTTTCTCTTTACGCAGGCTATCAGTCGCTTCAGCTTCGCCGTCATCCGCACGGCGTGCTCGAAGTGGTGATGCCCGGCACGGGCGCGAACAAGAGCGGGCTCTCCACCGCCGACGCCAACATGCATCGCGAACTCGCGGACATCTGGCGCGACATCGACCGCGATCCCGATACGCGCGTCGCGCTGATCCGCGGCGAGGGCAAGGGCTTTTCGGCGGGCGGCGATCTCGGGCTCGTCGAGGACATGGCGAACGACTTCGACGTGCGCGCGCGGGTCTGGCGCGAGGCACGCGATCTCGTGTACAACGTGATCAATTGCGGCAAGCCGATCGTCTCCGCCATGCACGGCCCGGCGGTCGGCGCGGGGCTGGTCGCAGGGCTGCTCGCGGATATCTCGATCGCGTCGAAGACGGCGCGCATCATCGACGGGCACACGCGGCTCGGCGTCGCGGCGGGCGATCACGCGGCGATCGTCTGGCCGCTGCTGTGCGGCATGGCGAAGGCCAAGTACTATCTGCTGCTATGCGAGCCGGTGAGCGGCGAGGAAGCGGAGCGCATCGGGCTGGTGTCGCTCGCCGTCGAGGAAAGCGAACTCATGCCGAAGGCGATCGAAGTCGCGAATCGTCTCGCGCTGGGCTCGCAGACCGCGATCCGCTGGACCAAGTACGCGCTCAATAACTGGCTGCGCTCGGCGGGGCCGACCTTCGATACCTCGCTTGCGCTCGAATTCATGGGCTTCGCGGGGCCGGACGTGCACGAAGGCATGCGCTCGCTGCGCGAACGGCGCGCGCCGGATTTTCCGGGCGGCGCGCCGTTCTGAGCCACGCGAACACACACGCAGGAAACAAGGAGAGGCGAATGACCGATCACTCAGGCGGCACGCCGCCCTACTCGATTCCCGGTTTTCCCGGATTCGGCCAGGCGGACATGATGGGCAAGATGTGGGAACTGATGCGCCTGAATCCATTCGCCGCCGCAATGCCGGGCGGCGGGCAGGGCATGGGTCCTTCCCTTTCGATGATGTCCGACATGCTCGCACCGCTCACCAATATCGAAGAACTCGACAAACGCGTGACCGACATGCGCGCCGTCGAGCACTGGCTGAAGCTCAACCTGAACATGCTGCAATCGGCGATTCAGGCGCTCGAAGTGCAGCGCGCGACGCTCGCGACGCTGCGCGCGTTCGGCGCGTTTGCGCAGACGTCGGTGGAAAGCGCGCAGAACACCGCGAGCGAAAAGCCGAAATCCGCGGCTGCCGGCTGGCCGATGAACACCGCCACCGCGAAACCGGAGGCGCCCAGGCAGCAGGCGGCCGCCGAAGAATCCGGCGCGGAAGGTGACGACCCGGCCGCGGGGCAGGCCGCGCCGCCGCCCGGTTTCGATCCGTCCGGCTGGTGGAACGTGTTGCAGTCGCAGTTCAACCAGCTTGCGCATCTGGCGATGATTCAGCCCGGCATGACCGGCCCGCTCGGTTCGACGGGCGATGCGCCGTCCGCCGTCGCCCAACCGGGCGCGCAAGATCCGGCTGCGGGCGCCGGCGAGGAGAAATCCGAAGGCGCCGCCGCGAAGAAGGCGCCCGCGAAAAAGGCCGCGCCGCGCAAGAAACCCGAGTAAGCCCGACGGCGGCGCGCCATGCGCCGCCGCATCCACCGAATCCCTTCGATGCGCCGCGCATCGGACCGCGTCCAGCGTTTTTTGCATCCGTTGTGCATCCGTTGCGCATCCATTTGGCTCGCCGCTTCGTACACGAACGTGCAGGTGTACGTCCCGCTATTGCCAGGCGTTCAACTTTGTCTATGATGAAAACTGGACGTCGCTAGAATTTGTCCACCCTCTGGAGCGGGCACATAACCTGCATCGGTAGAGACGTCATTTTTTTCATCGATCTGTCCATGACAAATTCAACTGAACAGGAATTTGATTCCGATCCGATTTCTGACGACGCAACGCTCCCCGAGCCCGAGCCGAGGCGCGCGCAGGCGTCTGGAGCGGTGGGTGTCGGGATTGGCGCGATCGCGCAAGAGATTGGTCTGACGAAGGACACGCTGCGCGTCTGGGAGCGGCGCTATGGCTTTCCGAATCCGATGCGTTCGCCCGGCGGCGAGCGGCTGTATCCGCAGGAACAGGTGTCGAAGCTGCGGCTCGTGAAGCGTCTGCTCGACGCGGGGCATCGGCCGAGCAAGGTGCTCGCTCAGTCGGTCGAGATGCTGCAGCAACTCGCCGAGAGTTCGGGCGTGGGACAGGACGCGCCCGACGCGGAGCTCGATCATCTGATTGCCCTGCTGCGCGCCGGCTCGTTCGAAGATTTCCGCTTTGGGCTGCTGAAACGCGCGACCCGCGACGGGCTCGAACGCTTCGTACTGGACGTGGCGGCGCCGCTGGCGGCGCGCGTCGGCAATGCGTGGGCCGCCGGAACCTTGCAGGTGTATCACGAGCATTTGTTCAGCGAGGCGCTGCAAGCCACGCTGCGCAATTTGATGCGCCCGCTGTCCGACGCGCTGCGCGGTCGCGGCAGCCGCCCGCGCGTGCTGCTCACGACGCTGTCCGGCGAAGGCCACGGCCTCGGCATTCTGATGGCCGAAGCCATGTTCACCCTCTCCGAGTGCGAGTGCGTCCAACTCGGACTGCAGACGCCGCTGCACGATATCGTCGATGCCGTGGCGGCGCATAACATCGATATCGTCGCGCTGTCGTTTTCGGCTGTGCTGCCCGCGCAATCCATCTCGAACGGCATCGCGGACCTGCGCAATCTGCTGCCGTCGCACGTGCGCATCTGGGTGGGCGGAAGCAGTCCGGCGCTGCGCCGCAAGTTCAACGACGGCGTGCATCACGTCGAAGGGCTGACGCCGATCGACGAAATTGTCGCGGATTGGCGTCAAACCTCCGTGCTAAGATGAGAAACGCTCGCAGGGCGGGCGTCGGCGCATGTGCGTGGCTCGCGTAGCTCTTGCGGCGGGCCAATTCAGCGTACGGAGCATCGTACGGTTGTCACGCAGGCGCGCGATACTGCGCGGCCGGCGCAGTATCGACGGCAGGCTCGGCGCCGGTTGAACATACCCCAGGCACAGGTTTCGC
It encodes the following:
- a CDS encoding BTH_I0359 family protein, translated to MQMIYNSPNYCVVEFPPQDNHLAMKAGGYEIVDKNTQREIFIDGALAAKFRESVQQLIKEELSLEDVDEFLGQFDILMNQPVVLH
- a CDS encoding alpha/beta fold hydrolase, whose product is MQLTINRIDTRYVLDNEGGGPWLVFVHQLAGDLSVWDQMAGYFRHDFTVLRYDLRGHGETAVSPEPFTIDDLADDLATLLDKLGAPSAHVVGLSIGGMVAQKLAINHADRVETLTVVGAPAAIAEDARPAFAQRAASVRENGTASIVDATLERWLTPGFRQAHPEVVEPIGETIARTPAEGFARAAEAVSRFDARDKLASVAKRTLVVAGEHDVGTPHAQSRVIADTVPDAKFELLNAAHLSPVEESQRFSALLGGFLRDSA
- a CDS encoding DUF3108 domain-containing protein; this encodes MPFFPFRRPRPTSGEPPAAVPDAAPRRWGRWVLAVLIVAGLHLSAMRWIDRNRQPANPPPETPPVQIELLTPKPIAPPAPVPPAPAPAPPKPAPVPPKPAAPAPAPAPVLSATTPQPDAAAVASAPAAAPAAPASAPAAPTAAPSALPQAASQPAVASGDKFDVPPTGDLRYDTLVNGMMNQTGTIHWSNDGQHYEMVVSIPLPFVGPYVYSSKGHIDGFGIAPEQYSEQRGRRAADVAIFNREAKQIVYTKTPQSQPLADGAQDRFSVVMQLSSLVRGAPDKYKPGVTRQFSVSDNDSNEIWQIETVGDETVQTRDGFTTARHFTRLPRRDGDRRKLDIWLSPSVGWLPVRILQTEPNGMQIELLWAGKIAQAAAPAPDAVAGTQDASEESAPAAPALPQPDKP
- a CDS encoding IclR family transcriptional regulator, which produces MPSLQPALPDDEDALDAADSTDSTDSAEEKTRSGIQSIEVGFRLLDVLTNEPRAMMLRDLAQRAGMSPAKAHRYLVSFLRLGLASQDPVSGRYELGGFALQMGLARLARVDGVRLARIALAELRDRLDQTVGIAVWGNQGPTVVHWMESSHPAKASLKLGDVMPLLSSATGLLFAAYLPRSKTQPMLDRELAALKKTMADVEPLIADVREHGAARVEGMLLPTIHAFCTPVFDSTGELALGLIALGHEGAFDTRWGGEIDSALRECARGLSYELGYKA
- a CDS encoding fumarylacetoacetate hydrolase family protein → MKLATLKDGTRDGQLIVVSRDLRTAAIADGIVSTLQRALDDWTFYAPQLMEVYEALNTGRARNTFSFDAKSCMAPLPRAFQWADGSAYVNHVELVRRARNAEMPPEFWTDPLMYQGGSDDFIGATDDIVCATESYGIDFEAEVAVVTSDVPMAATPDEALRSVRLLMLANDVSLRNLIPAELAKGFGFFQSKPATAFSPVAVTPDELGDAWREGRVHRPMIVHWNGKKVGQPNCGVDMVFHFGQLIAHAAKTRNLRAGAIVGSGTISNKDATRGYCCIAEKRCLETIEHGAPQTPFMQFGDSVKIEMFDEDGRSVFGAIDQAVVQPEH
- a CDS encoding ABC transporter substrate-binding protein, whose product is MAAGGWKFLAGAAFTLAATAAAFAQTAQHVKIGLVLSLTGPAASLGIPARDTVALLPKEMGGRPVDYIVLDDASDTTQAVQTTKKLISEDQVDAIIGSSITPNSLAMIDVVAQGQTPMISLASSAKIIEPVDDKRRWVFKTPQTDAMMASAIAEHASNHGVKTLAYIGQADALGETFYAEVAKFAQLHKIEVVANERFNRTDPSVTGQILKILAAKPDAVVVGAAGTPAALPPKTLAQRGYKGKIYHNHGVGNRDFLRVCGADCNGTFLPASPVLVAAQLPDDHPAKRLALDYIKLYEAKQGAGSVSAFGSYAWDAGMLLNRAVPIALKAGAPGTPAFRQALRDALEGTKNFADTNGQVNMTPNDHIGLDQRARVMVEIRDGKWIYQPR
- a CDS encoding enoyl-CoA hydratase/isomerase family protein, with amino-acid sequence MSDLSLYAGYQSLQLRRHPHGVLEVVMPGTGANKSGLSTADANMHRELADIWRDIDRDPDTRVALIRGEGKGFSAGGDLGLVEDMANDFDVRARVWREARDLVYNVINCGKPIVSAMHGPAVGAGLVAGLLADISIASKTARIIDGHTRLGVAAGDHAAIVWPLLCGMAKAKYYLLLCEPVSGEEAERIGLVSLAVEESELMPKAIEVANRLALGSQTAIRWTKYALNNWLRSAGPTFDTSLALEFMGFAGPDVHEGMRSLRERRAPDFPGGAPF
- a CDS encoding PhaM family polyhydroxyalkanoate granule multifunctional regulatory protein, whose protein sequence is MTDHSGGTPPYSIPGFPGFGQADMMGKMWELMRLNPFAAAMPGGGQGMGPSLSMMSDMLAPLTNIEELDKRVTDMRAVEHWLKLNLNMLQSAIQALEVQRATLATLRAFGAFAQTSVESAQNTASEKPKSAAAGWPMNTATAKPEAPRQQAAAEESGAEGDDPAAGQAAPPPGFDPSGWWNVLQSQFNQLAHLAMIQPGMTGPLGSTGDAPSAVAQPGAQDPAAGAGEEKSEGAAAKKAPAKKAAPRKKPE
- a CDS encoding MerR family transcriptional regulator, giving the protein MTNSTEQEFDSDPISDDATLPEPEPRRAQASGAVGVGIGAIAQEIGLTKDTLRVWERRYGFPNPMRSPGGERLYPQEQVSKLRLVKRLLDAGHRPSKVLAQSVEMLQQLAESSGVGQDAPDAELDHLIALLRAGSFEDFRFGLLKRATRDGLERFVLDVAAPLAARVGNAWAAGTLQVYHEHLFSEALQATLRNLMRPLSDALRGRGSRPRVLLTTLSGEGHGLGILMAEAMFTLSECECVQLGLQTPLHDIVDAVAAHNIDIVALSFSAVLPAQSISNGIADLRNLLPSHVRIWVGGSSPALRRKFNDGVHHVEGLTPIDEIVADWRQTSVLR